From one Nitrospira sp. genomic stretch:
- a CDS encoding response regulator transcription factor: protein MQQTTEPIRRHGIAVLVVTKDEALATAIQHVLRPNGYHVSLAPTAEAALSLASGTSFKLALIDRRHKIVAALRQNHAFRQIPMIALQPQGEACTEEDTVEDLAAGFDIVTESHRHREWLAIIKALLRRQELQTTPPREFRVNALCMNLDRHEVRVEGRSIQLTLKEFQILRVLLQHPGRVLTRQELLNLVWGEDYALEEHALDVHIHALRHKLEDKPSAPHWILTVRGVGYKLSTD, encoded by the coding sequence ATGCAGCAGACGACGGAACCGATACGTCGGCACGGGATCGCGGTGCTTGTCGTGACCAAAGACGAAGCCTTGGCCACGGCCATCCAGCATGTGTTGCGACCAAACGGGTACCATGTGTCTCTCGCGCCGACCGCTGAGGCCGCCTTGTCTCTTGCTTCCGGTACCTCGTTCAAACTGGCGCTCATCGACCGGCGTCACAAAATCGTGGCTGCTCTGCGACAGAACCACGCATTCCGACAGATCCCGATGATTGCGCTGCAACCGCAGGGGGAAGCTTGCACCGAGGAAGACACTGTGGAAGACCTTGCTGCGGGATTCGATATCGTGACCGAGTCACATCGGCATCGAGAGTGGCTGGCGATCATCAAGGCCCTGCTCCGAAGGCAGGAATTGCAAACCACGCCTCCCAGGGAGTTTCGAGTCAATGCGCTCTGCATGAACCTCGATCGACACGAGGTTCGGGTTGAAGGGAGGTCCATCCAGCTCACGCTGAAGGAGTTCCAGATTCTGCGCGTGCTCTTGCAACACCCGGGGCGCGTGCTGACGCGCCAAGAACTCCTCAACCTTGTCTGGGGAGAAGACTATGCGCTCGAAGAACATGCGTTGGATGTGCATATCCACGCACTCCGACACAAATTGGAAGACAAGCCTTCGGCTCCGCACTGGATTCTCACAGTCAGGGGAGTGGGATACAAACTGTCCACGGACTGA
- a CDS encoding Slp family lipoprotein: MKRYRGAIVGVLFGILLGGCGTEQIFSPQVLAGVDQSFDFAAWRMVPNAKTGKKVQLGGRILQAPQKDGMVTMVLTQLPIVEHPAYGPTDKERGRGEFLVYFNGKVPTNHLQPGNRVIAIGTTQTAAVVAIEDSQRSLPALTAQCLHIWNTGGKEIADFPNFGAGYQPLEEETYCAESR; encoded by the coding sequence ATGAAGAGATACCGAGGAGCGATCGTAGGCGTGCTATTCGGCATACTACTCGGCGGATGCGGAACGGAACAGATCTTCTCGCCCCAGGTGTTAGCAGGGGTCGACCAAAGTTTCGACTTCGCAGCCTGGCGGATGGTTCCCAACGCCAAAACAGGGAAAAAAGTGCAATTGGGCGGGCGTATCCTGCAGGCTCCGCAAAAAGACGGGATGGTGACCATGGTCCTGACGCAACTGCCCATTGTCGAGCACCCGGCCTACGGTCCGACCGACAAGGAACGGGGACGGGGAGAGTTTCTCGTGTATTTCAACGGCAAGGTTCCCACGAACCATTTGCAGCCGGGAAATCGTGTCATTGCCATCGGGACCACGCAAACCGCGGCAGTGGTCGCCATTGAGGATAGTCAGCGTAGTCTTCCAGCCCTGACGGCCCAATGCCTTCACATTTGGAACACCGGGGGAAAAGAGATTGCTGATTTCCCAAACTTTGGGGCAGGATATCAGCCACTCGAGGAGGAGACCTATTGCGCCGAGTCCCGCTGA
- a CDS encoding PstS family phosphate ABC transporter substrate-binding protein, producing the protein MVSHEQRQAWGRQIVVAGLTGILATAGSLPVLPAGIAQAENAGPTASLATEEGLVQYNPQNQVAGSLRVQGSDTMSLLMSRLAGEFQRRQPNVSINVSGGGSTKAVNEFIQPPAKLSGKIALKEERPTHVSLVASSRELLDAEVKQFVAQHGYEPTSIPVAVDAVALYVHRDNPIQGLTLDQVDAMFSTTHNRGLQANLSQWGALGLQDGWEKAPVRLYGRDRRSGTRAFFQEHCLAGGEFVPTLREEPGAASVILDLTRDQLGIGYSGLGLETSNVRIVPLAENQGMPFVAPTAATVADQSYPLRRMLYLYVDKSPKGPLAPAVQEFLTFVTSREGQEAVMKAGFFPLPMNQVKKNFLALGLAGQDSPLAN; encoded by the coding sequence ATGGTGAGTCACGAACAGAGGCAGGCATGGGGACGGCAAATAGTCGTTGCGGGCCTCACGGGCATCCTGGCTACTGCTGGTTCCTTGCCGGTGCTTCCGGCGGGCATCGCTCAGGCCGAGAACGCAGGGCCGACGGCGAGTCTGGCGACTGAAGAAGGGTTGGTGCAATACAATCCGCAGAATCAAGTGGCGGGAAGTCTTCGCGTGCAAGGTTCCGATACGATGTCTCTCCTCATGAGTCGTCTTGCGGGAGAGTTCCAACGACGCCAGCCGAATGTCTCGATCAACGTGAGTGGAGGTGGATCGACAAAGGCCGTGAACGAGTTCATTCAGCCACCAGCCAAGTTGAGCGGGAAAATTGCGCTGAAGGAGGAACGGCCGACCCATGTCTCTCTGGTGGCTTCCTCCCGCGAGTTGCTTGATGCGGAAGTGAAACAATTTGTCGCGCAGCATGGATATGAACCGACGAGCATTCCTGTGGCGGTCGATGCCGTGGCGCTCTATGTCCACCGTGACAATCCCATTCAGGGCCTTACGCTCGACCAGGTCGATGCCATGTTTTCCACCACCCATAACCGCGGACTACAAGCGAACCTTTCTCAATGGGGCGCTCTCGGCCTGCAAGACGGTTGGGAGAAGGCTCCTGTGAGACTCTATGGCCGAGATCGGCGATCCGGAACGCGCGCGTTCTTTCAGGAGCATTGTTTGGCCGGTGGTGAGTTCGTGCCGACGCTTCGCGAAGAACCAGGTGCGGCATCGGTCATTTTGGATCTGACACGCGATCAGTTAGGTATCGGTTACAGCGGTTTGGGTCTCGAAACCTCCAACGTGCGGATCGTTCCGCTCGCAGAAAATCAGGGCATGCCGTTTGTTGCCCCTACGGCCGCAACCGTTGCTGACCAAAGCTATCCACTTCGCCGGATGTTGTATCTCTATGTCGATAAGTCTCCGAAAGGTCCCCTGGCGCCAGCCGTGCAAGAGTTCCTCACGTTTGTCACGAGCCGCGAAGGGCAGGAAGCCGTGATGAAGGCAGGGTTTTTCCCCCTTCCGATGAACCAGGTCAAGAAGAACTTTCTGGCACTTGGCCTCGCTGGCCAGGATAGCCCCCTCGCCAACTAA
- a CDS encoding CBS domain-containing protein, translated as MVTVSDLMTKKLVMVPVGTSTAEAAKVMNERHVGSVFIEQNNRVVGIVTESDIVRKVVGANKPVHVVPVESIMSSPVISLDERRSITEAADLMQSHHTRHLGVLQSGAIVGVLSVRDLLQPVAVDDF; from the coding sequence ATGGTGACTGTCAGTGATCTCATGACCAAGAAACTGGTGATGGTACCGGTGGGCACGTCGACGGCCGAGGCCGCCAAGGTAATGAACGAGCGTCATGTCGGGAGCGTGTTCATCGAGCAGAACAATCGTGTCGTCGGTATCGTGACCGAATCCGACATCGTTCGAAAAGTCGTCGGAGCAAACAAGCCGGTACATGTTGTCCCGGTCGAATCGATCATGAGCAGCCCGGTCATCAGTCTTGACGAGCGGCGATCGATTACCGAGGCCGCCGATCTTATGCAGTCTCATCACACCCGTCATCTTGGCGTGTTGCAGAGCGGCGCGATCGTCGGTGTGTTGTCGGTGCGCGACCTGTTGCAACCGGTGGCGGTGGACGATTTCTAG